The proteins below come from a single Corylus avellana chromosome ca3, CavTom2PMs-1.0 genomic window:
- the LOC132173332 gene encoding uncharacterized protein LOC132173332 isoform X5 — MGCMVSQLAAKFAFFPPSPPTYQIKKRDDGKLTVVSSSSPSMPIPLADDNSLDVLLIDTKRGNKIVAFYLRNPCARLTLLYSHGNAADLGQLYDLFVQLKVNLRVNLMGYDYSGYGASTGKPSESNTYADIEAVYQCLETEYGVSQEDLILYGQSVGSGPTLHLAAKLPRLRGVVLHSAILSGLRVVCHVKFTFCFDIYKNINKIKKVKCPVLVIHIYPRNGEYNHRNPPQKDPAESA; from the exons ATGGGTTGCATGGTCTCTCAGCTGGCGGCCAAGTTCGCCTTCTTTCCACCATCGCCGCCCACGTATCAGATCAAGAAACGAGACGATGGCAAGCTCACCGTGGTGTCGTCTTCCTCACCGTCGATGCCGATTCCTCTCGCTGACGACAATTCCTTGGACGTGTTGCTGATTGATACTAAGCGTGGCAATAAGATTGTTGCTTTTTATCTGAGGAATCCATGTGCTCGCCTCACCTTGCTTTACTCCCACGGCAATGCTGCTGACCTTGGCCAGCTCTATGACCTCTTTGTGCAGCTCAAAGTCAATCTCAGAGTTAACCTCATGGG ATATGACTATTCTGGCTATGGAGCTTCTACGGGTAAG CCTAGTGAATCCAATACATATGCTGATATAGAAGCAGTATATCAATGCCTTGAGACCGAGTACGGAGTTAGCCAGGAAGACCTAATCTTGTATGGGCAGTCAGTTGGAAGTGGCCCAACACTGCACTTGGCAGCTAAGTTGCCGAGGCTCAGAGGTGTAGTTCTGCACAGTGCAATTCTTTCTGGTCTTCGTGTTGTCTGCCATGTCAAGTTCACATTTTGCTTTGACATTTATAAG AACATCAACAAAATTAAGAAGGTGAAGTGTCCGGTGCTGGTGATACAT